Proteins from a single region of Kluyveromyces lactis strain NRRL Y-1140 chromosome A complete sequence:
- a CDS encoding uncharacterized protein (no similarity): MSDTDNMSEGISSCQGNTEQRASGTQYGSATGSNNKKLFNNYSIKEVTDEYSSSITRYLKDNIFSPFPCEKAKYDVHIREVKTKDFLEKWLFDIYKYFTYCGYEDKFDFSNTTLFDGINSDQVAWWQDVYERVVSLPENPEWLEAHREKFREDYADIPTIAMDYIHKKYNPYLLEHRVKFFEVNPRYKVKGLIKTLTDLVEAFKKCNLPHLDTILADKVYRHIMIYHGFDSIHPISKPPTNQTTEIILELKKELRFSKMTKQKRTLENTDRRIDDRNKSFKQRNKFWD, from the coding sequence ATGTCAGATACAGATAATATGAGCGAAGGAATATCATCATGTCAGGGTAACACTGAACAGAGAGCTTCCGGGACTCAATATGGTAGCGCCACAGGTTCAAACAACAAAAAGCTGTTCAACAATTACTCAATCAAGGAAGTAACAGATGAATATAGTTCGAGTATTACACGGTACCTAAAAGATAACATCTTTAGTCCTTTCCCGTGTGAAAAGGCAAAATATGATGTTCATATCAGAGAGGTCAAAACAAAAGACTTCTTAGAAAAATGGTTGTTTGATATTTATAAATACTTCACTTATTGTGGGTATGAAGATAAGTTTGACTTCTCAAATACAACTCTATTCGACGGTATCAATTCAGATCAAGTCGCATGGTGGCAAGACGTATATGAAAGAGTAGTATCTCTACCAGAAAACCCAGAATGGTTGGAAGCTCATCGAGAGAAATTCCGTGAGGATTATGCCGACATTCCCACCATTGCTATGGACTATATCCATAAGAAATACAATCCTTATTTACTGGAGCATAGAGTCAAATTCTTCGAAGTAAATCCTCGTTACAAGGTGAAGGGTTTAATAAAAACTTTAACAGACTTAGttgaagctttcaaaaaatgCAATTTACCTCACTTGGATACTATCCTGGCCGACAAAGTGTACAGACATATTATGATTTACCATGGTTTTGATAGCATACATCCCATCAGCAAACCACCTACAAATCAAACCACTGAGATAATCCTAGAATTAAAGAAGGAATTGAGGTTTAGCAAAATGACTAAACAAAAGAGAACACTCGAAAACACTGATAGGAGAATCGATGACAGGAATAAATCCTTCAAACAACGGAATAAATTCTGGGACTAG